AATAAAATTGTAGCCAATTCCGAAGTGCGAAATGTTACTATGAGCACGGTTTTACGTAGAGAGTCTACTCAAATCTGAGATTCGGCGCCGGAAGTCAATAAGTTTGTCCAGAAAAACGATAGTCTCGCTTTGCTCGATTGGTTACTGTCGAAAATCGATTAGTCCAGAGAACTTCCTGTACCTTCTGCGCCTGCGGAATCTTTCTTTCGCTAGCGATAACCGAGCGTGAATGTCGCTGTggtaaacaaaatataaatcgCAGGTAATCCACAAAACTGTTCTGCATCCAAAGTGGAAATAGATTAATTACGTTACAGTTACCTCTGTTGTGTGTTTATACATCTTTATTCCACGTTCTTTCTCAAATACCCATCGTGTACGCGATTCCTGGCCAACAGGCCGGAGCATTCAACTCGTGATGTTCTGTGTTCGTGTTCTCGTTAATTGaatattgtgaaataatttgttcatgAAAAAGTTACAATTTAATCTTTGATATTTTGCATAGCCTAAGCCTGTCTGATCGTTCTGATATTGATGTCACCAAATCCGATTACTGTTGtgttactcttttttttttaggttatgTTACTGTCATCCTGATCTTGGGTGACGCGAGTCTCTTTTCTATACGATAATTTCTAGCTATTTCAGAAATCACAGCACTgattctctacaaaaatacTTATCGTTATTCGTACACTTTCTCAGTTGTCAGCTAACTAATGGCAACTTGTTCCAAATGAAGCAGGTAGTATTAAGCTCAATACTCAACaaccatatttttatttctagcCATGGTGCGTATGAACGTTCTTAGCGACGCGCTCAAGTCGATCAACAATGCCGAGAAACGTGGCAAGAGGCAAGTCCTGCTTCGCCCTTGTTCCAAAGTGATCGTAAAATTCCTCACAGTCATGATGAAGCATGGTGAGTACTTCAAGTTTACGTCCattcaaaatatataattctAAGTGCTTGATTTGGTGAAACTGTGCTAACTTTCTCGGTATGACATTTACtcctaaatatttctttgaacAATGTACTTTTTGTATCACCTAAGTAATGCAAACAACTTAATTTTGAATAGgctttattttatattgtattatgTCTCTTGGCAGTTGACTAAAGTGGTAGTTTTATTCTTGAGTAATTTTTTGGTCAATGTGCTATTACGTTATTTTCTCCTTTAATtggtatataatttattagaaAGAATGTGGTTTACCAAAGAACTATAGCTATTATTCAGTATCAATGTATTTTAATCCTAGAGGAATTCCAAACACTATTAAGTCATTTATAACTTTGCATTAAGGCTACATTGGTGAGTTTGAAATTGTCGACGACCACCGCAGCGGAAAGGTGGTAGTGAACCTGACTGGTCGGTTAAATAAATGTGGTGTTATCTCTCCAAGATTTGACGTTGCCATAACAGACATTGAAAAATGGACCAATAATTTACTACCATCTCGTCAGTTTGGGTAAgcatttaaatttatttaaataatgagGTTACAAAAATTACTTACGTCAGAATTTTAGAAGAAGTATGACATCGATTCAATTGCCTGCATATTATAATCACTCACACTTTGGCGACTAAGCTTATTGTCATACATGATCCTTTTTTTACAGTTATGTTGTCTTGACAACCAGTGGAGGTATTATGGATCATGAAGAAGCAAGAAGAAAACATCTTGGAGGCAAAATCCTAGGATTCTTCttctaatttaatttttttgtacaacaaCAGTAAAACGTGTCAATAACAATCAATTGCTTAATTGTACGAGAAACAAAACCGCAGAATACAAACCATGTGAGAAACCTTACCACCAACcaataaattttgttgatacgaatataattttacacAGATCCATAttctcagatatttttattctacagCAGTAAAAAACAGTAAGCTCAGAAGATTATGCAATTGGTGGAAAGATTAGGTGTTAGAAAAAAACTAGTGAAGTCTACAGATGTATCGATTAAGGTATGCAGTTGTTGAAAGGATTATATATGACACCATCAAGACAGTATGCTACTATTACTGAAGATGTGCTTGCCTATAGGTACGTATTCATTATGCACATTTAGCATGCGTACACAAGCACGTGCGCATTCTGGAGTAATTTGCAGCTGTCTCCCGCAAGCTTGGCCTATGAGCCGGTTCTCGTTTGTCAAAAAAGTaactgaatgaaaattgtacaatCCGCGTGGACATCCCGTTTTTGTTATCACTGAATTACTTCTTATCCGTGATCGTTGGTGAGCAATGACTTTATCAATAGTTTCGTATTACCAATTACAGCGATCGGTAATGCAGAGTGCCACATCTCCGCCGTTGACAATGAAGTTCCTTTTCGTAGCCTCTCTATAATGGCGGTATGTTCTGCGCTTCTGATTGGCTGAACTCGCGGCCAATCAGTTAAGCGGTGACAACTGTGTGCGTAACCTCGTCCGTCTGGCATTGGTAGTCAGTGATGCGCGCAGGGTGAAGGTAGACGTACCGTGGTCGGGATTTCGACGCGCATTCCACACCACTATATTCCGAGTTGTTTGACGGGCGTACAAGACACCACCAACACTGTACAGCGAACACCAACCAAACTAAAGTTTAGTCCCGACTTCGGCGGAGTTTTGGTGCGGGGTGAGTTTGTCAGCGCTCGGCCCGGTGTACGCGTTGTTTTGTCGGTAAGTGGTGCGGTACGGTTTCCGAATTAAACGAATCGTTTTAAAGTACGGATTGTTATTTTCCGAGAAAAAAGTGCCAGATCCGTGATCACTTTTTCCTTCACTTGatgcttctttttttgtctttttttttcttaaacctGTACACTATACTTTGTGTTGAACGAAGAGTAAAATTTACGCGGAACAAGTGGAcaggtatgtgtatacattCATCGCTGCGTTGCCAAGTTGCAACCAGGTGAACGTAACCGTTTGTATTATGATTGTGTTACCTGAGCTCGGCGTGCAACGCCTGCTGCAGGAAGCCTCGTATGCTGTCGTGATCTGACAATATACATACCGTCTACACGGATCGCTACATGTGaatagagggaaaaaaaacaacaaacaaagagagaggtgaaaaagtttttcaaaaccgAGGAAGCGTCAACTTCAGTCGCTCGTTGTTGTACTGCACCgtggatttatttatttcttggaAAGCCGGCAGTGTAAAAGCTggtaagaaaacaaaataagcGAGAAAATGAGGaagttttttacaaataactCGTGCGAATTCTTGCCGATTGTTCATTTGTTATCTCGTTGTCGCATCGTATCCGCAATAGGCAACATTCTTCGTGAGTGAACCCTGTTCAGTGTCTCCTTCTCTGCACTCTGCAGTGCAGGAAAACGTAAAAGTGTACACGGCACAGTTGTCCCCAGCTGTTGCCGCCGGTCAGGCAGCGTATATAATGGAGAAACTCGACTGGCCGAATCGGCGACGATCATTTCATCcgcaaaatttgataaaaactgGAGGAAGCAGGAGGAGAGCTTCGTTTCGGAAGCTATTTGCCGCTCTGTCGTTCATATGCATTGCGGGCGGCGCCTGCGCGACCGGTAAGTTTTCATAATACCTGCATCTGTTCTATTCCAGAAATACGTTCGCGAATGCATTGCACTGCATGCGTGCAACTGCTGTTAAGCACTGCGtgtttattatacctatgtgGTCAAATACAGGGATGCACGCGAAGCTGCGAAACCAATGTCGAAGACttgattgaacaaaaaaaaaaaagaacgagcaAACGGAAAAAACCCGTTATGGCTGACTTatctgaaatttaatttcgatCCTCATCCAGCGTCATTTGTATAATAGGGTCAAATATTTCGCTGAATAATGATGTTACATACAAGGTTACATACATGATGACATACAAGGTTATTTTCGACGTTGCAGTATTATAGAGTTTACGTATGAATCTggagttggtaacgttattgtaacgattcaCGTTTTGGATAAAATCGTTATTTATCAGTTTCACGACAGTCGCGACAGAGATGCCTACTCATCTCTGGTCGTGATATGCGTTAAATTATTCCAATAAGAAAAAGTATAAtcatattttaaaaacttgaccacttcaaagtcactataaaattgcaaaatagtgatttttccattctatatttcgttactttaacgttactaacttcagtctcTTGTTTCCCGTGCCGTTCACACGGTTCAGCCGTCCTCAAAATATCGATGAAACAAAAGCAGGTAACAGTCAGGCTTTCTCTGCGTAACTACTGtaggaaaatttcaatcattaGCCGTCGGCCGGATTGTACCTGCGAAACTAAACGTTATATGTAATAACGCAGTGACATACGGCTATTCCGAACGTTGACTAAGATACGGATATTCGAATATTCCGAGAGAAACGGTTGGATTGAATTCACTTCGAAGGAATTCGCGTGCGATTTCCGTTCTGTCTTTGAGAGGAGGGGGGACACCAGACAGGTACAGGAACACGGTTCAAGCCACCGGCAATCACACATGTGTGATGCGACGGAAGGAGGCCGTTTGCCTAGGTCACGTTCGCGATTTGAATTGGCTCCGGTTCAATGTCTGAACAAGAGGTGCTCGACGATAAAAAGAGAATAGGGAATTATTGAGCTCTGTGTCGGGGGTTTCCTTGGTTCGTTGAGTTACGTCACGATTCCCTTCGATTCTGGCGGAGATTATTGCGGagtctttctttcatttccgaCCTCTTGTTGACCGCTGTGAGATGTTTTCATCGGCGGACTCGTTGGaaaagaattgaatatttttatgtataagtataaaGGTCCCATGTGGCGGTTAATAATCGACGCGTTTAGATGGCTGAATTATATTCAATACTCAGAATCAATTGATGCAGGCTGTTGCCTGTATGTTATAAAACTGATCGAACCTCGTCGTCGCGATGATcgttaataatgataaataaaaaacgaccAATCGCATCTTCCTCCTcgtatttgtatatttaaGTGAACCTATGCACATGTGCGAGGCTCGTCGATGGATTTCACACCGACGCGAGGATGAGATTTagttgaaatttgataatgTTCGCGTGTTCGTAtaacgtttattattattgttttgcAATGTGTAACCAATATGCTGCAACACGTTATTTTACGCCGATGAAAAACTTTGCCTTGTTCTATGTTATATAATCCCCATGTTTGTGGTTTGGTACACgtatgttatttattatacacccTTATACCCAGCTTTACGTCCTGGATACGTTCTTGAAAAGCTTACCGCACAGCGAAAAGTCGTACAACGAATCAATTATTGTTATGCAAACCCATACAAATTCAATTGGATCTATTGCAAAATTTGACAGTGTCATAATTAAAGGGGGCTGTTGTCGCGAAATGCCGTATAAGGAGGTATAGGTGTAAAAGATacaaatacttttttcttaaacaaataaatgttACGTACAGTATCTCTTTACAAATGTATGTCTCTTTATTATCGTTATCTGTACAGTTGTTATACATGGTATACGATATTACCGCATCACACTAAATAATGGAGCATTCATTCGACCTGCACATTATCTAATCGATGCACACCGACTAATTGCTCACATGtctgaaataataatactcCAACTCgcgagaggaagagagagagagagaaaaaaatagagacTGGTCTACGAATATCGCGATTAGGGTCTcgattcgtttatttatctCCTACTCCAGGTCGAATGTCGCGCACGATTTATCATCGGCTGCGGCACAAAGACGTCTTTCACAATTTCTTCTTTTGTCCCCCCCATTTCAATCGGAGATgcaccatatatatatatgtgtgtataatattattacatgCACACACGCCGAAGAGGTACAGCAGCACGCTTTATTTATCCATACTGTGTGAGATACCAGCGTATATGATACGAAGTATGCGCTtttatatatgcatatatcgCCATGGAAGAGAAGAGCGGGCGGTTGAAGGTACTCGAGGTGTAGACCTTTGTACCTCATTAaatccctttttttaaaatttttttttctcatctcctTCTCCTTCGCTCTGGGTGGTATTCGCCCGACCAGCAAATATAATcataaataatgaaacgaaGAACGTTGActgagatgaaattttaccTCGTTTCCCTATAAACACGTCTCGTAATACACATcgggctgaagttagtaacgttaacgtgacCAAACTAAATCTCCAAAATTAATTCCCAAAGATGCAAAGTAGCGATCTTTCTGAATCATATGAATATAATACATGCATCGTTGCAGtgacgttactaacttcattcTCATTCGTACACCGCAGTACAGCAGGTGTGGTTGTTTATCAATGGTACATACCTACAATGTATGTAACTTGTACCACGATAATAAATCCGAATTGTTTTTTAGAACATCGGTGCCgtgaatgtaaaattttcacgcgaCGTAtcaggaggtggaggaggcgGTATACTTTCCTCTAATTTAGATTTATTACGTGGGTTAATCCGACCAATTGTATGAATTGAGTTAAATCGTtgacctcctcctcctcctccttcctcCCTCCACCCCTTACTTATACACACATTCCGGCTGTCTCACTCACTGTAATGACGTAGCACGTGCCGGTGATGCTTGATTTAACTCTatcgtgtgcgtgtgtatgtgtgtgtaagATGCTGCGTGTCTCTTCTATGATGACGATCAAGCGTCGCGGATGAAATATTTGACTGTGCAGACTTTCCGCATCCCGTgagaaataatattaaaattcttgtaggtgtgtatgtatgtatgtgtaaacGGACGATGTGCAATAACGTTAGGTACAGGTATAGATTATGATACATCGGAACTTATGATTCATCCTAAAATTAACCCTAGTCATTTACACCTATGGAAACTTTCACATTGCTTAAATGGGTTTACTCAGACCCCAGTCATCTTTGGAACGTTATTActgtaggtatacgtatagttacgacttgaacaaaattctgagaaaaaaacttgacaatTCGAAAATAGACTCCAATCTTAGTTTCAGCAAGAAACGTCTGAAGGATGTGGGAGAAATTGTCGAAGCAAAGAACAGTAAAACAATATGCAATACATTTCCTAGGGTCTCTGAGACCCCTCAAAGTTTTTTgaatcattcttcattttacttgCACAAACAACcctgattttaaaattttacgtcAAAGTCGAATACAGAGGTAATAATTTTAAGGGGTTGCCACGgtggaaaattgtaaattatgtCTTTCCGAAGCACGCTAATTATATTAGAGGTAATATACGATTTCGTAGTGCAATTATGATCCTATCAATCGAACTACGATTATCACCACTATCCGAacatacactgagaaaaattgcattcgtcatagtaactggaaaaattcaataaaacatgaatcgttaaaaaaagtgattaaatatattgttggaattaggaaaaacgaggtacgcgtaacaattttgcgccatcgtcgatccttttttggttattgtaacgcaaaatcattttgttcagtttactctacttttttagttaaacaaagCTTgagcatcaattttatcgttgcacgagcattaaattttcgcaacagttgcaagaaaatctagtaacagtaatcgtaatgataaagaatagcaacggataccagagtttccggtaacagctataaaactaattttcattttctacctagaacgatatttttcgattatggtaaataatgaaaatagtcgTGGACTTGGGCGGTAAccgtaacaaaaaatttctctcggtgtaaaattttctccgtATCTAAGAGCGGAATGGGGATAACGCGCGATTCGTCGTTCTCTTCCTGCATGCACATCGCCGAGAATCGCATGTTCATCGTCATGTATAACTGATGCAAAGAGCAGGTGTGCCGTGTGTCACGTATACCTGTACAGGTACGCGTATGCATGTGTATGTCTACATGtctacatacgtatatatatatatgtatgtatgtaggtaGGGGTATCAATTTACGGTTGTAACACTATATTCGTACAGGCGTTTgcgatgaagaagaagaaggaggaagtTTTGTGAAAAGGCTCTGGGAAGGTACAACCACTTCATTCGCGAAGGTATCGCGGTgcttgtatacatacatacttacacacacatatatatatatatatatatgtatacgcatgGTAGGAAGTGCAGGTATGACCGACGTCAGCTCAATCGAGGGAACAATGGATGGATAAGAGCGGCACCGGCAGCACCACAAGGTTCGGGTATaaggtacctacctaccttaTACCTACTCTACCCTATATTTCGCATCAAGTTTGCTGCCACTGCGACTGTCGTGCCGCTCGCTACCCATGCCCGTATAGTTTTGTATCTCACGATCAGTTTGGTTCTCTCCCTTATACAGCATTACAGGTCTCGGTGTGCTTGCTTGCCTCCTATCCTCTCCTCTCCACTTATTCACGTTCGTCAACCCCcttcttttttacttcatttaGAGGAGTGGGGTAACCTTTGGATGGTATAAAATCACGTCTATTTAAAGAgaatgaaaacacttggagcaatttcagtttgagggctttattatttatagtttcaagaacatttcggaattttttttctttattgaaattagtaacaaaatggcggatatGAAGCAGCGAACGATCATGGTTTAAAATCCGGCGGCGGAGATTCCGcggtacaatttttatacgatagatacttgaaattttggtACAATCTTTTAAACTTGTTTATCGGTTCGAGCTCGCagttagatttttttatttcaatcccaacattttctttctgtggaaatttttttaacgatacacACGCGCAGACACACAATAACAACAAGAACTGAAAATGGGTATGATTTTAAACCGTCCAAGCTGCACCTCCTCTCCCTAAGTATATGAAGTGACTCGGTTCACTCTCTAGAAGGTATCTTTCTTTGTTACTGTCAAGTGCCTGGAAGTTCAGAACATTCCCCCAAATTGCCTACGAAATTTGTGTTTCTAGATTTCGTGTTAGAAATGATTTCTAACCGTAGATCGAAACCCTGAAAAACAAGACGAGACTGAAGCCATCAGCCGGAATTAGGAGTCGAACGTTCCAACGTTCTTTCGAACAAAGTGAAGTGAAGCGAAGAAAATCAAAGTTTCGTGAAATACTATGAAACGCCGATACTTTTACAGAATTATGAGGATAAAACtgaactgcatttttctatttccaaaaagCTTAACACGTTTCGCCACTAATTCTGCCTTCTAGCTTCAGCTTCGTGAAAACGAGATATCAGCTCTGCAGAGCTGCGATACCGGGTGTAAAATTGTACTGACAATGAAACGAACACCTTCCAGCAGTagtgacgatgacgacgactCCACAGTGCAAGTTTTACAGCGTGCGTCATCTCTATAGCACCAAGGAAAATAGTTCAAAGGATGGAAAGCCTTGTGAATGGTCACATACGTACAGTAATCTTTCATGTTATATTACGTTGGATaaggtgaagaagaagaagaagaattacGTACCTGAATGTACCTCCTCTTATGCTAGTACCGCAGCAGCTCACGGACCGGATATGTCCCCACCACCAATTTTCCCTTTCAGCCTTTTTAACTTATACTATACACGTCGCATGCATTACTATCATCGTTATACCTCCACTCTTTCCTGTCtcttccttctcctcctcctcctcctcctcatcatcatcatcatcacgatcatcatcatcttcgCCATGctgattttctcatttctcatGGTAACACGAAACACTGCAggtgtatttatataatttcacattttctcaCGCGgttttataatataacgtCATCTTCGAATTGCATATCCTTGCCATTCGTGCATGGAATGGATTTTTACCGCATATCGTCCAGTGTGCAGACGAGTCGAGTGGggttaaaatatcaaaatggTTGATTGACGGAAGGACCGATATAccgaatatcgaatttttaattacgcGAAAATATAATTCGTAGAATTATCATAATGTAGAAAATCCAATATAGAAAGTAGAAGTACAGAAAGACAAAATATAGACAAGTCAAAACGTGGAACGACAGAATCTAGAATTCGTATAAGGTTCTATAATTATCGAGACGAGTTCTGACGATTCTATATTTTGGCGTTCTATATTCTGACCTTTCTATTACATTACGTTTTCAAAAATGCGATATTGCGACCATTCTATTTTTAATCttcctatatatttttaattttataatcatATTGCAGCAACTAAGATTTCTAGGTAcgagtatgttttgttttattacggtttaccaaatttcaaacaattgcAAAATGGCGGCGTAACGGTTTTTCATCATCACGAatcgttactaacttcagcgtGGTTACTCGGccggtacatacatacaaaatacaaatgaGCACACGGTCCGCAACTCCGGTGAATCTGTAGGTATGTACAACGTGTAAGAAAGGGGAAGAAAAATAGACGCCTAATGTGGCAAGGAGAGGGAAAGATGGATGGACGACGAAAGAACGAAGGACTGACTGACTGAGTTCCGTCTCTCTTCACT
The Neodiprion fabricii isolate iyNeoFabr1 chromosome 5, iyNeoFabr1.1, whole genome shotgun sequence genome window above contains:
- the LOC124183985 gene encoding 40S ribosomal protein S15Aa, producing MVRMNVLSDALKSINNAEKRGKRQVLLRPCSKVIVKFLTVMMKHGYIGEFEIVDDHRSGKVVVNLTGRLNKCGVISPRFDVAITDIEKWTNNLLPSRQFGYVVLTTSGGIMDHEEARRKHLGGKILGFFF